The Populus alba chromosome 6, ASM523922v2, whole genome shotgun sequence genomic interval TGTGGTTACCTTGATATTATGATTAAGTCAAATATTTTGCATTTTGAATCTGGTGGGCTCAGATCGAGATTTtgtcaacctttttttttagttataatttttcttgaatttcatcctataactttttatttgctAATATTAAGCTTCAACTTtttccttctcatttttttttatagagttatcatgttctcatttaattaattaaaaatttgtctccaaatatatatatttttttttataaggttatatCAATCTTATGTCAATGGTCTCAGAGTTTGTGATTGAACTTGGTTTAATTAaggattattttattgattttttaaaaaaaaaaattcaagttttccccttcaacattgagtttttTATACTATGGATGGGCTTAGATCGGgtcattttttgttaatttttttattattgttgtattttttattcatattatttaaattatcaattaaactaATGACTTAGGTCTTAGATGTTTTTTCCTtagcattaaattttttttcaagttttttcccttcaacattgagttttttataatatagatGGGCTTAGGTCGGgtcattttttatcaatttttttattgttgttatattttttattcatattattttaaattatcaattaaactaATCATTCAGCTCTTAGATGTTTTTCAGCATTTTTgttaccttgaaaaaaaaaaaattggataaaaatgaCTTGCCCATGACAAATCGCGGCCCACAAATCTAATTGGAAGAAGAGGGTAATCTTGTAAGTCGCAAAATATGAGaataggattttttatttttctaatagcTTGTATTAGGAGTAAAATGGCCAAAAATCTTAGTACAAAGCTCCAAATCATGTACCGTTTGGTTTGTTGAAAACTAGACACAAATAGCTTTCTACGGATATATACTTAGCTCGGTATCTTGCTCTATATTGATACAGTTTTCCATTTGAATTTGTTGATTTCTTTAGGTTGAGCTCAAGTTCTTTTAAGCTTTATTTAGAACCATCTAATCCAAATTGATTAGAGGATATAAATGTTGGAATTACTAGGAATGCTTTTACATCACATAGATATTGAATtactaaaattttgatttacctTAGCGTGACATGGTTGAGGCCATTTTCGAACAAGTCTTTGAATGCATAtgtaaatagaataaaaattatacaactTGAtgtatcaatatattttatatatgttattttatttaaaactcatGTTATAAAAGGTCAAATAAAGGGTAATAACCCAACATACCTAGGTTTGACTGAATGTCAAACCCAAATGACATGGGTCTGACTTACTTGTAGGCTCAACAGTCTTAGGTTCAGTTATGTACTATGAGTTGCGCCCAAGTACATATGCATATGGTGAAATTACAAACCCAATATCATTGGGTTCAGCTATGTGTTGCGTCTAAGTATATATGGGTGTGGTGAGATACCAAACCGATAATATTGGGTTCAGATACACACTGGCCCTAAGTACATATAGGTCTTGCAAGATGATAGACTCAATATCTTTGAGTTCAGCTATACGTTATGTTCAAGTACATGTAGATTTAGTGAAATGTCAGACCCAACATTATTAAGTCGAGCTTCATATTGAGCCCAAGCACGTATAGGTCTGGCAAGCTATCAAACCTATCacctttggattttgaattATTCCTAAATGTTTATGGAACTAACGATCATTGTTGGTCTCCTGATTGGGTCACGAGACTCTATATTGGGTCATGAGGAttagtttgttaatttattcttataaattttaatgtaaaaagttAAAAGTCAAGAATGATTATCTCCCTATATCATTAAGTGTATAAAAGTATTATAATGACCTACTATATTtctatcaacattaatattctgtaaaagatatatatttctcattaatGCTACCAGGAGAAAATAATGTTACAACTCCTTCATTCAAACACATTGACAGAGTTCAGAGGTTATATATACTCTTTGAATCACCAAGTAAaaggtttaatattttattccactccctatcattttttaatatttaataatctataaaattacaattttgtttttcaatttcaccgcctatgatttttttaatctttcaaatttgatcctcattcttttaattgcaatttaTTTTGCATGGGAGAAAACTTTTTTCATCctccattggtttttttttttttgtcaaagtttttctccaatctttttattgattttttttttcttttgcaatttatttttcttaatattttttacttaattttatccttcaaattttttttttaagagttaagtTTCTTTATTGAACCCATATACATGATTTCACAAGTTGCAGGTTTTAAATATTAGACTAGGTTTTAGGAGATTTGCCCGAGTttgcttgtgttttttcttttcttgttgcttatttttcttatttttcttattttctttgtgctttgttttcttattttttggtttgattttattcGGTTATCCCTCAAAaactttcttcaatttcacccctatcatttttaatctataaataatccatcaatttacaaatattttttaatttcatcccctatgattttttaatctctcaaatttgaaactcattgttttaattactatttattgttttgggatttgtttttttcaaatcttgtcCTCAAAtgtttttctctcaaattttatccttattctttttttattacttttgcaaaaaaaaaaaattaatattttttcaatgatttcatTCCTTAAAATAAAGTGCACTActagaaattcgcttaataccaACGGATTTACAGACGACATATTTCTGTCGGCAACATAAAGtcaaaattaccgacggaatatttatAATTGGTTgacaataaagttttttaattgaactcgaGTCCATGATTTAACAAGTTGTAAGTTTTTAAGAATAGACCAGGTTTTAGTGGTTCGCTTgggttttcttgggttttttatcctttttttaggttgatgtttttttttttatgaagtttttcttctgtttttgtgtttttccttcTATTAGGGTAATATTAGGCTATTTGATAATCTAGACAAGTTCAAGTATGTTTTTTacatctttttcttgtttttttcttgttagtttatttatttattgttgttgtttttttccatATTATATAAATTGTCACTTCAACCAATGTCTctggacttgttttttttagcctagcactttttttatgtcaaaaaaaatatatttctctgCCCTATGCTTTCTCGGGTTTCATGCACAATGTGTGTTCTATAGTGATTTTCAATGTTCGATCATTTGCTAGGAATCATGTGAAAAAAGGTTTGAGTTGGcacatgtagaaaaaaaaaattgctgagGAGgtggtctttaatttttttagaaaataaccaGACTATGCTTGGATTTCTTTCGATTGGTAAATAGCCAAAATAGTActttatgaagaaaaacaaataaattggtGATATGAGATTTAACTTgtgataaagaagaagaagaagaagaagagacatTTAATAGAGAgattaagttataaaaaaaaaaaaaaaacttaagaatgCCAAATAgggattttttaaaaccaaaagtaCTACctaattatatgttttgttcaatagtattaattttttggtCAAGTAAGgggttattaaattttattgtgatttaatttttattttgttgacttgggctattgtatttttattttgttgacatTGGATATTGTGTGGATCGGCTTATttcagctatatatatatatatatataaatgcagGTTTCGAGAGCAAAAACTATCTAGTTGGATGCTCTATTTAGATTCCCAACAGTACTTAAAGTCAAGAAACTCTCACATGCATTGTCTTAATTATTACAACAGTTGCTATTTGCTTTCCTTCATTATTATATGACATGATTTAGCCATGAATATGGGACATTAGCCATAGCAAGCTATGCCTGCAACTTGCTGCTTGTGCAATAACATTAGCTTATATTAATGGCTAATTGGTAAAATATCTCTGAACTATTGGTTAAGTTCAACTTAACCCTTACTTAacccttttttaattatttattttaatcccgCAAATTATCAGATCAAAGTAATGCACCGTCTCTGTTAAGGattgtaagataaaaaaaaaacactttttcagTATATATAATATGCTTCTATAGGAAGCCTAATGAATTGCTTTGACCTATAGTTTAAGGAACTAACATAAGAAGATCCGGCCTAAATTGAATTAAACTAATATTACAGGAGTTATTTTACCAATTAGCATATTTTATTTAACCAATGTGGCTTTCCTGGTATTTGTGTTTGTGTTGTGTCTCGAGATTCTAcactttgaatatatatatatatatatatatatatatatatatatatatatatatatatatatatatataatttttcctcgttaatgttttattaattagttaGTACCTCatgcattagtttttttttttttttttgaatttaacacagtaaaaataaaaaactaagacaatgataaaatctaaaataaaaaaaataaaaaactaaaaatgaaaaggatacaAACATGATCGATTCAGACATATCTTCCAAGCCTAGTTCGAAGATCTTTCACAACTTAATTAGTTGGGAAGCCTTGACTACGTACTTCCAAGCCTAGTTCGAAGATCTTTCAGAACTAGCCTATCTCCATGCAGAACTACGTACTGCAGCTTTAAACTACTCTCAAAAGCACAAATTCTTGGAATTTTTCATCTCACATTACTTGGCGACCACCTCTACCAGAGTTTCGAAATTTTTTGTAGAGCTACCACTTGATCGCACGGCATCCAAAGCAAGACCTTGGAGGTGTTGAAGtttctttctcattttgttCCCTTCATCGGTTGACATGATAAGGCTCAAGGCTTTCATCAAACCTCCTTTTGTGATTCTTCCTCCTTCAATCTCGAGACCAGTACCCCATACTGCCTCTATAGTCCTCGAGTTCACTGTTTGATCCCCAAAGAATGGTCTACAAATCACAGGCACACATCCAGCAATACTATCCAAAACCGAGTTCCACCCACAATGTGTCACAAACACTCCGATTGCTTTGTGTCGCAAGACTCTTAACTGCGGAGTCCATGAAACTACTTTTCCCTTCTCTTTAGTCCTTTCTAAGAACTCTTCAGGCAATTCTTCCTTAGGATTGCCTCTAAATGACCAAAGAAATGGCAACTTGCATTCCTTCAGCGCTTCTACTAGCTCTGCTAACTCTTGGGGTGGCAGCGTTATCACACTTCCAAAACTAATGTACACCACAGATTCGTGTTTCTGCTTGTCCAGCCACTCCAGGCAACCGTGTGGATCAGACGTGAACGGATCTGGAGATGTCAACACGAAGGGGCCGATGTGGAGAAACTTGGGAAGCCTTGACTTGAACAGATTCACCGCATCGGGGTCTAATTCTTCAAAAGAGTTTGAAGCAACAACAGCTGCCTGTGGTAATGCTAATCCCATTTTACACAACATTGCTGAAAATTGTGATTCCTTGACGTCAGTGAATAGTTCCTTAGGTATGTCAGAAATACGTAGTTCAGAAAATCCTGGAAGAATGTCGATTGTTCTATCCTCGGGCTCTGCAATAAGATTATGCAAATGAACAAGTTATCAGACTATAAAGGATAACATATATATTCATATGCTAGGCAgacaacaaaggaaaaaagataATATCACTGATGATGTTGTCTAGGCCATGAGGCCATGCATATTTGATGAAATCCCAATTCCAAGATTTATGTTCTACCCAAAATTGGTGCTCTCATTGTAAA includes:
- the LOC118057941 gene encoding flavonoid 3-O-glucosyltransferase, with the protein product MSEARNYLKHIAVLAFPMATHGPPLLSLVRRLSASASYAKFSFFSTKESNSKLFSEEDGLENIKPYNVNDGLPENYNFAGNHDEVMDYFFKATPGNFKQAMEVAVEEVGKDFTCIISDAFLWFAADLARELHITWVPLWTSSSRSLLLVLETDLVHQKMRSIINEPEDRTIDILPGFSELRISDIPKELFTDVKESQFSAMLCKMGLALPQAAVVASNSFEELDPDAVNLFKSRLPKFLHIGPFVLTSPDPFTSDPHGCLEWLDKQKHESVVYISFGSVITLPPQELAELVEALKECKLPFLWSFRGNPKEELPEEFLERTKEKGKVVSWTPQLRVLRHKAIGVFVTHCGWNSVLDSIAGCVPVICRPFFGDQTVNSRTIEAVWGTGLEIEGGRITKGGLMKALSLIMSTDEGNKMRKKLQHLQGLALDAVRSSGSSTKNFETLVEVVAK